From the Spirochaetales bacterium genome, the window TAAAAAGGAACTGGGGAAACAGGAGGGGGTTAAAGCGCTGACCGTTACTTCCCCTTCCCAGGAAAAACTGGAAGTGACGCTTTCTTTTACCCGGATCGCCCGGCTGTTACATCTACAATCTGAAAACACTCTCACCCCTCTCCTGACATTTAAAAACAGCCAGGGATTGAAAATACTTCATTTTCACCTTGAAAAAGAGAATTACACAATTATCACCGAACTCTTTCCCATACTTGACAATCCCGTATTCCAAAACCTTGCCCCCCAACCGAAAGAAAATATCTCCCAACGCGAATACCTTGACATTGTCGAGTTCGCCATGGGCGAAGAGGGACGTATTGCCGTTAAAAAGGAAATCGTGAAGGTGACGGTGACCGTAAAGGGAACGATTGTCTCCCAGAAGGGCGGATATATCAAAGACGGCATCGTTTACTTTGATATTCCGCTGCTCGACGTCCTTCTCCTCTCAGAACCACTCGATTATGAGATAGTATTCAGATAATATATACGCCCGACACATATTCACGGGAAAAGATTACCCGGATGAACGCGGATGGGAAAAATGTTCCCGTCTTTCCCCCTTTCATATAATTCCCCGGTATGTAAAGAAAGAAATCAGACCGTCCGGAGACGAAACCGTCTGAAAAATCCTGGCATACATTTTGCATTTAATATAATGAACATATAGTCAAGGAGGCTGATATGAAAATAAAAAAACTTTTCCTGATAACGATACTGCTTGTCTCGACGGGATTCATTTTTGCAAACGGACAGAATGAATCAAACAATCCCCGCCGTGAACGGTGGGAAAACCTTATCGAATCCAAGGAAAAAATCACGGTGACCGGCGCACTCGTCATCAAAAACAGAATAATGCCCGAACTCAATACGGGGACAGCCGTCTATCTTCTCGCCGTCCCCCGGTTCGCCGTCTTACAACTCGAGATTAAAGATGGAGAGCAGGTAACCGTCGAAGGCGTCCTTCTCAAAGCGAACGGAGAATGCCCCATGAACACGCTCGAAGAAGGAGAAGAAATCTTTGTCGTCACTCGGGCGATTGTGAAAGGCAAAGAGTATGATCTCAAAGAAGCGTTCGGCGGAACGGATTTTCCTCGACGGGGCGGCCCGGGAGGTAAAAACCCCGGCAGACATCCCGGCCACTTCCCTCAGCGGGGAGACGGCAGCTGTTTCGAGTAAAGAACCGGAACCGTTTGTTCCGGGCCGGCCGCAGAATAATCTGCGGCTGGCTTTTTTTTCCTAAACAGGATAAGGTATACATACCATGAAGCCCGTCAACCTGAGCGAGTATCTGTTTTACATCGTTCTCATTTTCCTCTTTACTGGTATGGCCTTACTCATTTTCGTCTTGTTTCGCGGCGAAGCGGAACGGAACAGGCTCCTTCTTGAATACGAAGCCGAACGGATGACCGCGTTTCTTTCGGAATCGATGCTGCGCAATCAGTTGAACGGGAACATCGAGATCGACGAAAGGGTCATCGGATTCGGTGTCTATGACTGGAATGGTGAAAAAATACAGACATGGCGGAACGCGCCCGAAAAACTGAATAGCGCCGATATGGAAAGAACCGCGAGACGAATTCGTTACGATAAAAAAAATAAAAGCCTTGTCATTATCAGGCGAATCGGGAGGCACCCGATGACCAATCCCGACGATATAGCGGAACACATGAGAAGAATGCCGAGAATGCAGCCCGGCCGACCCCCCGCTATCATTTATTTGGAATTCGACGCTTCATCATATATGAACAAGTACGGTCTTAACCGTATTTCGAGAATAGGCATCCCCGCGTTTCTCCTTTTAACAATGATTGTGACGATGCTTCTTTACAAAAAAAATACGGAATACAGAAAAAAACTCGTCGCACAGGCACAACTCGCCCAGCTGGGCGAAATGGCCCGTACACTTTCGCATGAAATTAAAAATCCGCTTGGTGCGATGCGAATACAGACAGGCTATCTTAAGAAGACATTGCCGAAAAAAAACCTGGCGGATTTGGTCCTTATCGAGGAGGAAATCGAGCGCCTGACACTCCTCACCAGAAGAATTTCCGATTTTGTCCGCGATCCCGCGGGAAAACCGGAAAAAATCAACCTGAACACATTTATCGTCGATCTTCTCAAACGATACAATCACCCCGTTACATTCAGGAACACGGCCGGTTCGGATGTCACGATTCTTTTTGACAGGGACAGACTCCGGTCACTGCTTGAAAACGTCATCATGAACGCGATCGAAAGCCATGAATCGACCAAAGAGGAACACGTATTTCAGGTCGATATTGAACTGTCACGAACCAAACACGGCGTTCGTGTTTCCGTGCTTGATTCGGGCAAGGGTATCGGGGGTGAATCGGTGGAACATCTTTTCGATCCTTTTTATACCACAAAAACACGCGGTTCCGGCATGGGACTTGCCATCGCAAAACGATTCTGCGAGGCAAGCGGCGGCGAAATAAGGCTTTTCCCCAGGGACGGGGGCGGCACCGAAGTGAGGATACTGTTCAGAAAGCGGGGGTAGCGTATGCGAGTGCTTATTGCCGACGATGAAATGAATATCCGTGATTCTATCGTACGTTACCTGAAACTCGAAGGTATCGAGGGAATACCTGCGGAAAACGGGCTTTCGGCAAAAAGGTTGTTCGAGACCGAACCTTTCGACGCGGCCGTCATTGATCTCCGGATGCCCGGCATGGACGGGATATCACTCCTTCGCTGGCTTAAAAACGACAGGCCGCTCCTTCCCGTTATTATGATTTCCGCTTACGGGGAAGTACGCGATGCAGTCGAAGCCATGAAACAGGGCGCCGGTGATTACATCGTCAAACCATTCGATCCCGAAGAACTGATCCTCCGGATAAAAAGGCTTGTGGAAGACCAGCGCCGTCACGATAGTTTTCTCGCGGGTCAATCGATCGCTGAAAAAAACGATATGTGGGTCAGCGAATCACCGGTATATAAAAAAATCAACAAACTCATAGAGAAAGTGTCCGCTTCGGATTCGATTGTTTTAGTTACAGGAGAAAGCGGCACGGGCAAGGAGGTGACCGCTCAAGCGATACACCGGCTTTCATCAAGGGCATCGCATCCTTTTATTCCGATCAATATCGGCGGGGTTCCCGAAACCCTGCTTGAAAGCGAACTGTTTGGCTATGAAAAAGGTGCATTCACGGGAGCTTCATCACGAAAAATCGGTATGTTCGAACTTGCTTCCTCAGGCACCCTCTTTCTCGATGAAATCGGCGATATGCCGATCCACCTCCAGGTAAAACTGCTGCGTTTTCTCCAGGAAAAAATTATCCGCCGGCTCGGGGGAACGGAACCCATCCCGCTTGATGTGCGTATCATTTGTGCAACCAACAGGAACCTTAAAACCCTGATCGATGAAGGCCGGTTCCGTGAAGACCTCTTTTTCCGGCTCAACGTGGTCTCGATCCATCTCCCCCCACTTCGCGACCGCAAAGAAGATATTCCAAAACTCACCGGTTTTTTTATCGAACGCTTCAACCGGACCATGCGGGGGGCGGAAAATAAAATCGGAGGTATTACCCCGGAGGCCCTCAGACTCCTCAACGACTACTCATTCCCCGGAAATATCCGAGAACTTGAAAATCTTGTCGAACGCGCGTTTATCCTTTCAGAGGCAGATATACTGACCGTAAAGGATTTCGATCTTCCACAAGAAGCAAAGGTCGTATCATCCCCGGCAGGGACATTGCAAGAGATGGAAAAAAAGGCTATTCTCGCCGCGTTACACCGCTGGGAAGGGAATAGGACAAAGACTGCTATTGAACTGGGGATTACCAGAAGAACCCTTTTTAACAAAATCAGGGAGTACGGACTCCGGGAAGACGGTGAGTCATCCCGAGTATAGTCGTTGCCTATAAAGGCCGCCGCTGTAATCGATATTTGTTTCAGCGCCCTGTTCATATTTATATGCAGCTAACAGCTAAAAAGGATCTTTACATAATCTCTCATGCATACCATTTATAGAAAACAAAAAACCCGGCGAGCAGGATAAAAAGAATCCTGCGATATAGTTCCACCGTATATGCTCGTTCAAGTAAAACACGGAAAAAAAACAAAACACCAGGAGGGTGATAATCTCCTGGATGGTTTTCAATTGCGCCGCAGAAAAAACCGTGTGTCCTATCCTGTTCGCAGGGACCTGAAAGCAGTATTCGACAAACGCGATGAGCCAGCTTATGACGACGACAAGCCATATCGGGATCGCCTTGAATTCAGGTGTCCGTACCACGCGAACGTCATAAAAACATTTGAACAAACAAGCAGGGTAATAGCGATAAGTGCGGTCGTCACCTATCGCCTCTTTTCATGTCATCCATGAGGTTCATACTCTCCTCGACCAGCTCCCTGTACAATGTTTTTCTCCACGCTTCAGCCATACTCTCGTTTAAACCGATCGATTCATGGATCGTTTCTGGGCCATTGAGAAGTTCAACCGGACATTCATCCGCTAATCCCGTCAACCTTTCTTCATTATATACATACGGATGCAAACGGCAGACCAGGGGCCGCGTCTCGAGTGAAAGCAGACACCCTTTGCCGGAAAGGAAGATACAATGAAGCTGCCGTCCCCGTTTCAACACCCTTCTTCTCCCGCCGCTTTTTAGTGTATAGTAATTCCATTGCGGATCGTCCGTCTGTTCGATATATGAACGATCGGAGGGAACCCTGTATTCATAGAAATCCTCATATCCCGTACTTTCGCTTATTCTTTCAACATCACCCAGGGTTATAAATATATCTCTGCCGACACAGCAGCAGGAAGACTTTATTCCGGCACATAATATACATAATCTCATAGTCGTTACACCTTTTTCGATCTTTTCGACAGATGGATCTGTCTTGTCTGATATTCAATATTCCCAAGAAGTCTTAATTGTATGAAAAGGTCGTATTACTGGTAGGTTAATGATGCGATACTCACCGCTACTTTACATTCCATAAAACACCTGTCCGTAAAAAAACCGGTACCGGAAAACAGCGATTGGGAAAAACCCTGCGGTACGTTCCGGTTCCCGACAATAACAATCACACACAAGGCAGATAGAATATGCCAAAAAAAAACACCGGTGTCAAGTATTCATGTGATAAAAAGCTTATCTATCTGTACACTGTCTTCCTCAACGGCTCCCCGCAAGAGGCAGTCCGATGGTAAAGACGTTCACGGAACGGTTCCCTCACATTGCCCGAAACGTCATCACAATTATTCCTTAACCGGAGGATAACTGTTAATGAAACGGGTTTTCGGTCACGTATACATCCCCTGCCGGCTTGTTATAATAGATATCCCGTACACCAAGGAGTCCAAGTGCACCGAACAGGTATTTTCCGAGATGTTTATAGGTCAAGGCCGTATGATGCGGAAACCTGTTTTCGATCAACACATGCCGGTAAAAACGTCCCATCTCCGTAATCCCGATCACGCCGATACTGCCGAACGAATGCGGCTCGAGTGGTAAAACCTCCCCCTGCGCGCAGTACGCCTTTAGCCGGGTGTCTGCCGTTGATTGAAGCCGGAAAATGGTAACGTCTCCCGGAAGCATCCTTCCTTCAAGGGTTCCCCGTGTAATGTCGGGTTCTTTTCCCGGTTCCATCAGCCTGTGCATGATACGCTGATAATTGATTTTCGGGTCGCAGATAAAACAGGACGGTGTATTGCCGCAATGGAATCCCATAAATAAATCGGAAGACTTATATTGTTTGCATGCCGTCTTCTCTTTTTCTATCAGGTCACGGGGGACGGTATTGTTGATATCGAGGATTGTCGCCGGTGATTCACCGGCGCAGGTGAGGATATATTCACTTAATGCCCCGTAAATATCGACCTCACATGAAACGGGGATTCCCCTCAGGGCCAGCCGTGAATTGACATAACAGGGAACAAACCAGAAATATTTCTCGAAAGAAGGCCAGCATTTATTCGCGAAAATGCCGTAATCGCACGCGCCGAGGTTCTCTTCAAAAAAATTCATCAGGGCGATCTCGTATCGGGCCAGTTTGGCGAGAAGCCCGGGATAGGTATTGCCGCCCTTTAGTTCCCGCCGCATGTCGTTTACCAGATCCGGAATACGTGGATCATTCTCTGCGGAACGATAGATATCATACAGATCGAGTTCGCTGTTCTCCATAATTTCGATACCCAGATCATAAAGCGGTTTGATCGGAGCGTTACAGGCGACAAAATCATGGGGCCGGGGCCCGAACGAAAAAATCTTGAGCCGCTTCAGACTCAATATAATTCTTGCAACCGGCAGAAAATCCCCGATCATCGCAGCAATCTCGTCGGGAACTCCGACAGGATACTCCGGAATGAACGGAACGGCTTTTTTCAAACCGCAATTGTAGGAAGCACTCAACAATCCGCAATACGCGTCGCCTCTGCCATTGACAAGGTCGTTTCCGCTTTCTTCGGCGGCGGCCACCATCATGACGGGCCCCTGAAACCGCTTTGCCAAAAGCGATGTCGATATCTCCGGTCCGAAATTTCCAAGATAGATGATAAGGGTGTTTACCTTCTTATCCTCCATTTCCCGTAATGCCCCGGGCACGTCTTTTTCACTCTCGACAATCGTCTCTATGTCCGTGAGTTCGATCTTTTTTTCCGCGGCTTTTTGAAGAACCACTTTTTTTCTTCTTGCCGACAATTCGGTCGGAAAACAATCCCTGCTGACTGCGATAATACCGGGATTGATATGGGCGATATTTTTCATTGTAGCATACTCCTTGCGTATCATAGAGATCGGCCGCTATACTGTCCATAATAGGCATTGCTGCCGTGTTTGCGATCATGGTGTTTGCGGATGAGTGTGTTCTTTATGTGTTTCGTGTAAGGATTGATGTTAAGCGTGATGCAGGCCGTTTTTGCAATTTCTTCAAGCATAATACTGTTGTCAACCGCCTTTTCCGGCGTTTCTCCCCAGGTGAATGGACCATGACAGGCAACGAGGACCATTTGTATTTCCCGGTAGGAAAGATTTTTAAAAGTCCGGACGATAAGCCTTCCAGTTTCGATTTCATAATCTCCCGATATCGCCTTATCACTCATCACTTTTGTACATGGTATTTCCGATGCGGTGAAATCCGCGTGGGTCGTCCCGAACACGGGAATCGGTTTTTTTGCCTGTGCCCAGGCGACCGCAAATGTCGAGTGCGTATGAACCACACCTCCGATCAGGAGGAAATGCGAGTAGAGACAGGAATGTGTTTTGGTGTCCGTCGATGGATTGAGATCGCCTTCAATAACATTGTTGTCCAGATCGACGATCACCATCTTCTCCGGAGAGAGTTCCTCGTACGGAACGCCGCTCGGCTTTATGGCAAAAATTTTTCGGTTCCTGTCAATGCAGCTTGCATTCCCAAAGGTTTTTTTAACAATACCTTGCCTCTCAAGTTCCATGTTGCATCGATATACCCTTTCCTTAAGGGCTTTAAAATCACTCATCTCCTCGACTCCATTTCCAAATAATAAAAACAAGGGCATCCGGTATAAAAAGGTCATACGAGCGATACCGGAATCCTTGTGTCGCGCTTTCCCATCGCCGATCCGGATATGCGTTAACGATAACACATAAGGGCCGGACACCCTCTTTCCCGATTCCGTTTATAAGCCGGAATCCATTTCCCGGGTATGTTTATATCGCCCGGTATTCTCTACGCTATCGCGATCATTGCTTTTACGACATTCTCCCTGTAGCCGGAAACGATCGAAAACGCCCTCGATATCTCTTCGAGCTGAAATCGATGCGTTATCATAAATCCCGGATCGAGGTTGCCTGAAGCGACCGCATCGATCACGATACCGGTACACTCATTCTGACGTCTGATATTCCGGATACATATTTCTTTTCGCCGTGCCATATCCGCCTGAAAGCGGTAATGCGAAAAACCAGGGATACCAATGACGGCAAGGGTACCTCCCGGCTTAAGGAGCAAGAGGGCCTGTTCAAGGGCTTCCTGCTTTCCGCAGCACTCGAACACGAAATCCAGCTGAAGCGGTTCATGTTTCCCGATCTCACTCACGACATCGATGCTGTTTGGATTTCCCGTCCACGAGGCGCCGTGCTTCCGGGCTATATCACACCGGTAATCCAGCAAATCGGTGACATATGTCCGGCCGGCCCCCTTCATGAGACAGACCAGCATGACACTCAACCCTATCGGGCCGGCGCCGAGTATCCCGATATTTCTACCCGTCACGTCTCCGACACTTTGAACGGCATAATACCCGATGGAAAGGGGTTCGCAGATCGTGGCGATTTCCAGGGGCATCGAATCCGGAACCGGATAACAGCTTTCCTGCGGCATAACGACATATTCGGTATAGCAGCCCTCGAGCTGCCCCGGACAACCCAGAAATTTCAGGCTTCTGCATGTATGCGGTCTTCCCGCTTTACATTGGTCACAGGAAAAGCATGATACCGCCGGATCAATCGCCACCCTGTCGCCGGGAGAGACCCGATTGACCCCGGAAGCGACCGCAACCACGGTACCGCTCATTTCATGACCGAGGATTTGGGGAAATGATATCACCTGTTCACCGATATTGCCGTTCTCGTAATAATGAATGTCCGATCCGCATATTCCCGCCACCCCCACTTTGACGAGGACATCGGTCTCATTCCGTAATGATACCGGAGGGATGTCACAAATCTCTATTTTCTTCCTGTCAACGAGCCGGGCCGCTTTCATATCTTGTTTCAATAGTAAATATTTGTGAATCGAAAGTCAAGATGCATCGGTCTCGCCCGGTATGAGAATCACCTAAAAAAAAGAACTATTTGCGTATCAGGGTATTTACAATTTCCAATAATTGACTATAATAGACAATAGTGGACTTTAATTATGGCTGATATTGACAGAAAAGAAGAACTTGCTGATTTTATGACCCTTGCCGAGGTAGCCCAATACCTCAGGGTGGCCGAAAAGACCATTTTCAGGATGATTCACCGGGGGGAGATTCCCTGTGTGAGAATCGGAAGCCAGTGGCGGTTCGAGCGGTCCGCGATCACCGGATGGCTGGAATCGAAAACCGGAAAAAAAACACAACATGAACTGATCAGGCTTATCGAATCGGACACCCCGATTGTTCCCGTTTCCAGACTCACACAAAAAGAGTTTATCATCACGGACATGAAACCGGGAACGAAAAAAGAAATACTGGAACAATTGGTCAAGCCTCTCCGTGACAGGGGAATAGTCGATGACGGCGAAGAACTTATCAGAAAGCTGCTGCAGCGGGAAAAAATGGCGTCGACGGCATTATGGAAGGGAATCGCGTTTCCCCATGTCAGGAACCCGCGTGAAATCAAAATTCGGCAGCCCCTTCTGGTCTTCGGGATGTGCAGAAAGGGAACCGATTTCGAATCGATCGACGGGGACAAGACCTTTCTTTTCTGTCTCCTCTGCATCAACAGTATGACCGCACATCTTCGGGTTCTTGCGCGACTGGCGGAGTGTTTTAAAAGCGGTGACCTTCTCAAACGTTTTCTGGATGCGGAAAGTCCGGATGAGTTTCTTGGGATTCTCATTCGAATTGAAAAAAACTGCCCCAGACACGATTCGAACGTGTGACCTGCGGTTTAGGAAACCGACGCTCTATCCTGCTGAGCTACTGGGGCCTGTCATTATATGCGGAGTCTACGATGTAATCGGCATAATGTCAATGGCCAAAGAGAGGGGGACGGGATTTTTCGACAATGGAAACCCTTTCGAGAGTGTGAATCGGAACAGGTAATGTTTATTTAATAAGATAACTATCCAAGGAGGAAACCATGAATCTTTTATCATTGATTAATCCGGATTGTATGGAAATCGATTCGACCGCTTCGGATAAAACAGAGGTACTCAAAGAAATAGCCGCGCTGGCAAAACGCAATGGCATATTGAAAAACATAACAGAAGAAGCAATATTCGCCAAACTGGCGGAAAGGGAAGAAATAGGATCGACCGGATTTGAAAACAGCGTGGCGATTCCGCATTGCAGTTTCGATACGATAAACGAGTTCGTCACAGGGATCTTAATCAATAAAAAGGGCGTCGATTTCAAATCGATCGACGGGAAAAAAACAAAAATATTCTTCTTTATTATCGGCCCCGCCGACCAGAGAAACAAACACATCAAGCTGCTGTCGTCAATTTCACGATTGATAAAAAAGAATATACAGACAATCCTGAACGCGGGTTCAAAGGAGGACATTCTCCGTATCATAGAAAGCAACACAAAAACCGAAGACACGAAAATAATCGAAAAAGAGAAAGTGCTTTTTCATATCTTCATTCAAACGGAAAAATATTTTAACGATATTCTGCAAATATTGTCCGAGGTCGTCGAAGGTTCGATTTCCGTTCTGTCGACCTATAACGCGGGGTATTACCTTCATAAGCTTCCGATTTACACATCGTTCTGGACGGACGAGAAAAAAAAATACAGCAAAATCATCATCGCAGTCGTCGATAAAACACTGGCAAACAATGTGATCCGGAAAATTAACACGACCGTCGAGACGATCGAAAAAGAATCGGGGATTCTCATCACCGCCAATGAGTTGTTTTACTCGAACGGCCAGATAGATTTCTGAACCCTAACATGGAGATACATTTATGGAAATATTGAATACGATCCAGTCTTTTTTTACGAACCTGCACCTGCCGTTGATTCTCATTATCGGAACCGTCACCTTTATCGGATTGTTTTTCGGAAAGACAATGAAATACATAAAACTGCCTTCGATCATCGGATTCATGATCATCGGGGTCGTTCTGGGACCTTCCCTCCTTGATATATTGAACGAACCGGTCATGAACAACCTCTCGTTCATAACGGAGATCGCTCTGGGATTCGTCGCGCTGGGTATAGGCCTGGAATTGCATTTAAAAGCCTTGAAAGAACAGGGGAAAAGCATCATATTGATAATTATCTCGGAATCATTCATGGCGTTTAT encodes:
- a CDS encoding YkgJ family cysteine cluster protein, whose translation is MRLCILCAGIKSSCCCVGRDIFITLGDVERISESTGYEDFYEYRVPSDRSYIEQTDDPQWNYYTLKSGGRRRVLKRGRQLHCIFLSGKGCLLSLETRPLVCRLHPYVYNEERLTGLADECPVELLNGPETIHESIGLNESMAEAWRKTLYRELVEESMNLMDDMKRGDR
- a CDS encoding HAMP domain-containing histidine kinase; translated protein: MKPVNLSEYLFYIVLIFLFTGMALLIFVLFRGEAERNRLLLEYEAERMTAFLSESMLRNQLNGNIEIDERVIGFGVYDWNGEKIQTWRNAPEKLNSADMERTARRIRYDKKNKSLVIIRRIGRHPMTNPDDIAEHMRRMPRMQPGRPPAIIYLEFDASSYMNKYGLNRISRIGIPAFLLLTMIVTMLLYKKNTEYRKKLVAQAQLAQLGEMARTLSHEIKNPLGAMRIQTGYLKKTLPKKNLADLVLIEEEIERLTLLTRRISDFVRDPAGKPEKINLNTFIVDLLKRYNHPVTFRNTAGSDVTILFDRDRLRSLLENVIMNAIESHESTKEEHVFQVDIELSRTKHGVRVSVLDSGKGIGGESVEHLFDPFYTTKTRGSGMGLAIAKRFCEASGGEIRLFPRDGGGTEVRILFRKRG
- a CDS encoding alcohol dehydrogenase catalytic domain-containing protein, with the translated sequence MKAARLVDRKKIEICDIPPVSLRNETDVLVKVGVAGICGSDIHYYENGNIGEQVISFPQILGHEMSGTVVAVASGVNRVSPGDRVAIDPAVSCFSCDQCKAGRPHTCRSLKFLGCPGQLEGCYTEYVVMPQESCYPVPDSMPLEIATICEPLSIGYYAVQSVGDVTGRNIGILGAGPIGLSVMLVCLMKGAGRTYVTDLLDYRCDIARKHGASWTGNPNSIDVVSEIGKHEPLQLDFVFECCGKQEALEQALLLLKPGGTLAVIGIPGFSHYRFQADMARRKEICIRNIRRQNECTGIVIDAVASGNLDPGFMITHRFQLEEISRAFSIVSGYRENVVKAMIAIA
- a CDS encoding fucose isomerase, with amino-acid sequence MKNIAHINPGIIAVSRDCFPTELSARRKKVVLQKAAEKKIELTDIETIVESEKDVPGALREMEDKKVNTLIIYLGNFGPEISTSLLAKRFQGPVMMVAAAEESGNDLVNGRGDAYCGLLSASYNCGLKKAVPFIPEYPVGVPDEIAAMIGDFLPVARIILSLKRLKIFSFGPRPHDFVACNAPIKPLYDLGIEIMENSELDLYDIYRSAENDPRIPDLVNDMRRELKGGNTYPGLLAKLARYEIALMNFFEENLGACDYGIFANKCWPSFEKYFWFVPCYVNSRLALRGIPVSCEVDIYGALSEYILTCAGESPATILDINNTVPRDLIEKEKTACKQYKSSDLFMGFHCGNTPSCFICDPKINYQRIMHRLMEPGKEPDITRGTLEGRMLPGDVTIFRLQSTADTRLKAYCAQGEVLPLEPHSFGSIGVIGITEMGRFYRHVLIENRFPHHTALTYKHLGKYLFGALGLLGVRDIYYNKPAGDVYVTENPFH
- the araD gene encoding L-ribulose-5-phosphate 4-epimerase AraD, with translation MSDFKALKERVYRCNMELERQGIVKKTFGNASCIDRNRKIFAIKPSGVPYEELSPEKMVIVDLDNNVIEGDLNPSTDTKTHSCLYSHFLLIGGVVHTHSTFAVAWAQAKKPIPVFGTTHADFTASEIPCTKVMSDKAISGDYEIETGRLIVRTFKNLSYREIQMVLVACHGPFTWGETPEKAVDNSIMLEEIAKTACITLNINPYTKHIKNTLIRKHHDRKHGSNAYYGQYSGRSL
- a CDS encoding PTS sugar transporter subunit IIA; this encodes MNLLSLINPDCMEIDSTASDKTEVLKEIAALAKRNGILKNITEEAIFAKLAEREEIGSTGFENSVAIPHCSFDTINEFVTGILINKKGVDFKSIDGKKTKIFFFIIGPADQRNKHIKLLSSISRLIKKNIQTILNAGSKEDILRIIESNTKTEDTKIIEKEKVLFHIFIQTEKYFNDILQILSEVVEGSISVLSTYNAGYYLHKLPIYTSFWTDEKKKYSKIIIAVVDKTLANNVIRKINTTVETIEKESGILITANELFYSNGQIDF
- a CDS encoding DMT family protein, which translates into the protein MVRTPEFKAIPIWLVVVISWLIAFVEYCFQVPANRIGHTVFSAAQLKTIQEIITLLVFCFFSVFYLNEHIRWNYIAGFFLSCSPGFLFSINGMHERLCKDPF
- a CDS encoding sigma-54-dependent Fis family transcriptional regulator translates to MRVLIADDEMNIRDSIVRYLKLEGIEGIPAENGLSAKRLFETEPFDAAVIDLRMPGMDGISLLRWLKNDRPLLPVIMISAYGEVRDAVEAMKQGAGDYIVKPFDPEELILRIKRLVEDQRRHDSFLAGQSIAEKNDMWVSESPVYKKINKLIEKVSASDSIVLVTGESGTGKEVTAQAIHRLSSRASHPFIPINIGGVPETLLESELFGYEKGAFTGASSRKIGMFELASSGTLFLDEIGDMPIHLQVKLLRFLQEKIIRRLGGTEPIPLDVRIICATNRNLKTLIDEGRFREDLFFRLNVVSIHLPPLRDRKEDIPKLTGFFIERFNRTMRGAENKIGGITPEALRLLNDYSFPGNIRELENLVERAFILSEADILTVKDFDLPQEAKVVSSPAGTLQEMEKKAILAALHRWEGNRTKTAIELGITRRTLFNKIREYGLREDGESSRV
- a CDS encoding PTS sugar transporter subunit IIA, which codes for MADIDRKEELADFMTLAEVAQYLRVAEKTIFRMIHRGEIPCVRIGSQWRFERSAITGWLESKTGKKTQHELIRLIESDTPIVPVSRLTQKEFIITDMKPGTKKEILEQLVKPLRDRGIVDDGEELIRKLLQREKMASTALWKGIAFPHVRNPREIKIRQPLLVFGMCRKGTDFESIDGDKTFLFCLLCINSMTAHLRVLARLAECFKSGDLLKRFLDAESPDEFLGILIRIEKNCPRHDSNV